In the Caldilineales bacterium genome, one interval contains:
- a CDS encoding dihydrofolate reductase family protein — translation MKKISVFNHVTIDGLFAGPNGEIDWFQAVHDDEWNRYAQEHADLSHNTLMFGHTTYRMMKGWWPTPVARQMDPHMAEVMNNSPKIVFSRRLKSAKDEPHWKNIRVFHHIDLDELQALKRKESITVLGSGTIVQQMANLGLIDEYLLVVVPIILGKGKPLFKGVDKANLRLVEEKAFGNGIVLLRYQA, via the coding sequence ATGAAGAAGATATCGGTATTCAACCACGTAACCATTGACGGCCTCTTTGCTGGGCCTAATGGAGAGATCGATTGGTTCCAAGCCGTCCATGACGACGAGTGGAACAGGTATGCCCAGGAACACGCTGACCTGTCACATAACACACTGATGTTCGGTCACACTACCTACAGAATGATGAAAGGCTGGTGGCCCACGCCTGTTGCAAGGCAAATGGATCCACATATGGCTGAGGTAATGAACAATAGCCCCAAGATTGTGTTTTCAAGACGGCTCAAAAGTGCCAAAGATGAGCCGCATTGGAAGAACATCAGGGTCTTCCATCACATAGACCTGGACGAATTACAGGCCCTCAAGAGAAAGGAGAGCATCACCGTTCTAGGCAGCGGCACGATCGTCCAACAGATGGCAAATCTCGGGCTCATTGATGAATACTTGCTAGTTGTTGTGCCAATCATTCTCGGAAAGGGTAAGCCCCTGTTCAAAGGCGTTGACAAAGCAAATCTGAGACTCGTAGAGGAAAAGGCATTTGGGAATGGTATCGTATTGTTGCGCTACCAAGCGTAG
- a CDS encoding DUF2249 domain-containing protein codes for MSNEPTLDIRTIHPMHRHPLIFEKFEALAPGEGFVLVNDHNPRPLFYQFQAELAGQFTWDYLEQGPEAWRVRIGRPAA; via the coding sequence ATGAGCAACGAACCGACGCTGGACATCCGCACCATCCACCCCATGCACCGCCACCCCCTCATCTTCGAGAAGTTCGAGGCCCTGGCCCCGGGCGAGGGTTTTGTCCTGGTCAACGACCACAATCCCAGGCCGCTGTTCTATCAGTTCCAGGCCGAGCTAGCAGGCCAGTTCACCTGGGACTACCTGGAGCAGGGGCCGGAGGCATGGCGGGTGCGCATCGGTCGGCCGGCGGCCTGA
- a CDS encoding DUF542 domain-containing protein has product MTTIARFPHLTPTQSVGAWVTADYRLAALFQRHGIDFCCGGDKPLSQACAEQGIGLETLLDEARQVTATADGSEQYDRWTLDFLADYIINQFHAANRQTMPQIADYAATVAQVHGAAHPETIAIANLWPRVQGEMGMHMQREELLVFPYIKRLARSQEEGTAPKPLASGSLPELLDTLEAEHDATGDALAEMARLSDGYTPPADACPTFRTLYALLGQFDAATKKHVHLENNILFPKALRLEEALANPA; this is encoded by the coding sequence ATGACCACAATCGCACGTTTTCCCCATCTCACCCCCACCCAGAGCGTCGGCGCCTGGGTCACGGCCGATTACCGGCTGGCGGCCCTGTTCCAGCGTCATGGCATCGACTTCTGCTGCGGCGGCGACAAACCGCTGAGCCAGGCCTGCGCCGAGCAGGGCATCGGCCTGGAGACGCTGCTGGACGAGGCCCGGCAAGTGACGGCGACCGCGGACGGCAGCGAACAGTACGACCGCTGGACGCTGGACTTCCTGGCCGACTACATCATCAACCAGTTCCATGCCGCCAACCGCCAGACCATGCCCCAGATCGCCGATTACGCGGCCACGGTGGCCCAGGTGCACGGCGCCGCCCATCCCGAGACCATCGCCATCGCCAACCTCTGGCCGCGGGTGCAGGGAGAGATGGGCATGCACATGCAGCGGGAGGAGCTGCTGGTCTTCCCCTACATCAAGCGCCTGGCCCGCAGTCAGGAAGAGGGGACGGCGCCCAAGCCGCTCGCGTCCGGCTCGCTGCCGGAGTTGCTCGACACCCTGGAGGCGGAGCACGACGCCACCGGCGACGCCCTGGCCGAGATGGCCCGCCTCAGCGACGGCTACACCCCGCCCGCCGACGCCTGCCCCACCTTCCGCACCCTCTACGCCCTGCTGGGCCAATTCGACGCCGCCACCAAAAAGCACGTCCACCTGGAGAACAACATCCTCTTCCCCAAGGCCCTGCGCCTGGAAGAGGCCCTGGCCAATCCGGCCTGA
- a CDS encoding cupin domain-containing protein codes for MQAFQIDQDYLFHDRDPFAQPLSVDKSGRILRFMLKPGQSVVEHTAPHSPVYIVVVAGTGLFSGAGGEAQSCGPGALLVFAPGEPHAIHAQEEALVFLAFLHGAPGAQ; via the coding sequence ATGCAAGCTTTCCAAATCGATCAAGATTACCTCTTCCACGACCGCGACCCCTTTGCCCAGCCACTGTCCGTCGATAAGAGCGGGCGCATCCTGCGCTTCATGCTCAAGCCGGGCCAGTCGGTGGTGGAGCACACCGCGCCCCATTCGCCCGTCTACATCGTCGTGGTGGCGGGTACGGGTCTCTTTTCTGGCGCGGGCGGCGAGGCCCAATCCTGCGGCCCCGGCGCGCTGCTGGTGTTCGCGCCGGGCGAGCCGCACGCCATCCACGCCCAGGAGGAGGCTCTCGTCTTCCTCGCCTTCCTGCACGGTGCGCCGGGCGCGCAGTAG
- a CDS encoding sugar phosphate isomerase/epimerase produces the protein MNEPALAAGAWCWHDAYYASRWSLLDQPAGAGGAGLAAIECNDFMLPPPRLSRVRRPLLGLLPGAPPELWRYSRASLHQLQANAQAHNIRILAWAINSDFTVPGCHWPAQALYLRRGLAAARLLDAPRLRVILGGSTETPASRDGLIVRRLAALVRASPAAVTLENHWGVSADIERHLAIFDAAAAALPDGLRARFGCCFDPGNVPAGPERPRWWGELARRANHFHLKTTAFDAAGDETHLPHAAIFGLLAEAGYRGPVTIEYAGEGDPMDGLRQSLRLYRRLAGR, from the coding sequence ATGAACGAACCGGCCCTCGCCGCCGGCGCCTGGTGCTGGCACGATGCCTACTACGCCAGCCGCTGGTCGCTGCTGGATCAGCCGGCCGGCGCCGGCGGCGCCGGCCTGGCGGCCATCGAGTGTAACGACTTCATGCTGCCGCCGCCCCGCCTCAGCCGGGTGCGGCGGCCCTTGCTAGGCCTGCTGCCTGGCGCGCCGCCGGAGCTCTGGCGCTACAGCCGCGCCAGCCTGCACCAGCTCCAGGCCAACGCCCAGGCCCACAACATTCGCATCCTGGCCTGGGCCATCAACAGCGACTTTACCGTGCCCGGCTGCCACTGGCCCGCCCAGGCGCTCTACCTACGCCGGGGGCTGGCCGCGGCCCGGCTGCTGGACGCGCCCCGGCTGCGCGTCATCCTGGGCGGCAGCACCGAGACGCCCGCCAGCCGCGACGGGCTGATCGTCCGACGGCTGGCGGCCCTGGTGCGGGCCAGCCCGGCCGCCGTGACCCTGGAGAACCATTGGGGGGTCAGCGCCGACATCGAGCGCCACCTGGCGATCTTCGATGCCGCGGCCGCAGCCCTGCCGGATGGCCTGCGAGCGCGCTTCGGCTGCTGCTTCGACCCCGGCAACGTGCCCGCAGGCCCGGAACGCCCGCGCTGGTGGGGCGAGTTGGCCCGCCGCGCCAACCACTTTCATCTCAAGACCACCGCCTTCGACGCCGCTGGCGACGAGACCCACCTGCCCCACGCCGCCATCTTTGGCCTGCTGGCCGAGGCTGGCTACCGCGGCCCGGTCACCATCGAATACGCCGGGGAGGGCGATCCGATGGACGGGCTGCGGCAGAGCCTGCGCCTCTATCGGCGGCTGGCCGGTCGATAG
- a CDS encoding transposase, which translates to MRKAAELGAYIYAIDGWTEHTHVVTAIPPHVAVSHLVKMAKGASSHDLNQQGLPVHFAWQRGYGVLTLGQRQLADAIAYVQRQKQHHAQNIALAWLERYEEVDEGPPELIGHHPPSVPTLREPSAIYESRGDLPF; encoded by the coding sequence GTGCGCAAAGCCGCCGAGCTTGGCGCCTACATCTACGCCATCGATGGCTGGACCGAACACACCCACGTCGTCACGGCCATTCCTCCTCACGTCGCCGTTTCCCATTTGGTCAAAATGGCCAAGGGGGCTTCCTCGCATGACCTCAACCAACAAGGCTTACCTGTTCACTTCGCCTGGCAGCGCGGCTACGGTGTGTTGACACTAGGCCAACGCCAGCTAGCTGACGCCATCGCCTATGTGCAAAGACAAAAGCAGCACCATGCTCAGAACATAGCTCTGGCGTGGCTGGAACGCTATGAGGAAGTTGATGAGGGGCCGCCCGAGCTCATCGGCCACCATCCGCCGTCGGTTCCCACTCTGCGCGAGCCATCGGCCATCTACGAGAGCCGCGGCGATTTACCATTCTGA
- a CDS encoding NAD(P)-binding domain-containing protein, translated as MKIAVIGAKIIGGTLARKWARAGHQVMFGVRSVNNPETAGAGLPLHGEMGDAEAVLLDAGQSEW; from the coding sequence ATGAAAATCGCAGTCATTGGCGCCAAGATCATCGGCGGCACCCTGGCCCGCAAGTGGGCGAGGGCCGGCCACCAGGTGATGTTCGGCGTGCGCAGCGTCAACAACCCCGAAACTGCCGGTGCCGGTCTCCCTCTCCATGGTGAAATGGGGGATGCTGAAGCTGTGCTCCTCGACGCCGGCCAGTCAGAATGGTAA
- a CDS encoding TMEM175 family protein — MNHHRFFRLVERVDTRLLWLNTLLLLALSFIPFPTAMIGEYPGNPVSLALFAVVLMLAGIAFNLMWRQAQARQLYHAGVAPVVVVSAAARGLIGPVAYGLAALVAFIFPPAAWAIFIIVPLFYVFGSARAA, encoded by the coding sequence GTGAACCACCACCGCTTCTTCCGCCTGGTCGAGCGGGTGGACACCCGGCTGCTGTGGCTGAACACCCTGCTGCTGCTGGCCCTTTCCTTCATCCCCTTCCCCACAGCGATGATCGGCGAATACCCCGGCAACCCGGTCAGCCTGGCCCTCTTCGCCGTCGTGCTGATGCTGGCCGGCATTGCCTTCAATCTGATGTGGCGGCAGGCGCAGGCCCGGCAGTTGTATCACGCCGGCGTGGCCCCGGTCGTGGTGGTCAGCGCGGCTGCGCGCGGGCTGATCGGCCCGGTGGCCTACGGCCTGGCCGCGCTGGTGGCTTTCATCTTCCCGCCCGCGGCCTGGGCCATCTTCATCATCGTGCCTCTGTTCTACGTGTTCGGAAGCGCACGTGCGGCCTGA
- a CDS encoding TetR/AcrR family transcriptional regulator, with the protein MDAIAAEAGVTKPTIYRRYGAKSELAMAALIYKCDPSRPPITGDTRADLVAEMEHFRRGISRPYGMSLLGTVLAEEHETPELLAAFREYLVAPRRQALAALLEAGRARGEFRADADLALAANLLVGAYYAQYVAGAAFADDWSARVVEGVLEGLRG; encoded by the coding sequence ATGGACGCCATCGCTGCCGAGGCGGGTGTGACCAAGCCAACGATCTACCGGCGCTACGGCGCCAAGAGCGAGCTGGCGATGGCGGCGTTGATCTACAAGTGCGACCCGAGCCGGCCGCCAATCACCGGCGACACACGGGCCGATCTGGTGGCGGAGATGGAGCACTTCCGCCGCGGCATCTCGCGGCCCTACGGCATGTCGCTGCTGGGCACGGTGCTGGCCGAGGAGCACGAGACGCCGGAGCTGTTGGCCGCGTTCCGCGAATACCTGGTGGCGCCGCGGCGCCAGGCCCTGGCTGCCCTGCTCGAGGCTGGCCGCGCCCGCGGCGAGTTTCGCGCCGACGCCGACCTGGCGCTTGCGGCCAACCTGCTGGTGGGCGCCTATTACGCCCAGTATGTGGCTGGCGCGGCCTTTGCCGACGATTGGAGCGCGCGGGTGGTGGAGGGCGTGCTGGAGGGGTTGCGGGGCTGA